The Prochlorococcus sp. MIT 1300 genome has a window encoding:
- the ribH gene encoding 6,7-dimethyl-8-ribityllumazine synthase — translation MPTFEGRFTNVSDLRIAVVVARFNDLVTSKLLSGCLDCLERHGIDTSASSKQLDIAWVPGSFELPIVAQRLASSANYQVVVTLGAVIRGDTPHFDVVVAESSKGISAVARETGIPIIFGVLTTDTMQQALERAGIKSNLGWSYALQALEMASLMTVLPPRKLS, via the coding sequence ATGCCCACATTTGAGGGACGTTTCACTAATGTCAGTGATCTGAGGATCGCTGTTGTAGTTGCGCGTTTTAACGATTTAGTCACTTCGAAGCTTCTAAGTGGATGCTTAGATTGCTTGGAGAGACATGGCATCGATACCTCAGCTTCAAGTAAGCAACTTGATATTGCCTGGGTCCCCGGTTCCTTTGAGTTGCCAATTGTTGCTCAACGCTTGGCCTCCTCTGCTAATTATCAAGTTGTTGTGACCCTGGGGGCAGTTATTAGAGGTGACACTCCTCATTTTGATGTGGTGGTTGCTGAGTCCAGCAAGGGGATAAGTGCTGTTGCTAGGGAAACGGGTATTCCTATCATCTTTGGTGTTCTGACTACAGACACGATGCAACAAGCACTTGAGAGAGCAGGAATTAAGAGCAATCTTGGATGGAGCTATGCTTTGCAGGCTTTAGAGATGGCTTCTCTTATGACTGTTCTTCCACCAAGAAAGCTTTCTTGA
- the mutS gene encoding DNA mismatch repair protein MutS, which yields MVAEAESLQGSLFGETAEVLGNSNSSHKLKTPDLQPDLSDEQLLADALKRPRQNKAPTTQEELSAEVVSDEKQKEPLKAGITKYTHHTQINEAELTPVLRHYVELKGQHPERILLYRLGDFFECFFEDAIKISQLLEITLTGKDGGKTIGRIPMAGIPHHATERYCSEIIKKGLSVALCDQLENKPSKGTLIKRQITKVLTPGTVIAEGMLAARRNNWLAAVLLDQNTKDFQWGLATVDVSTGEFLVTERSGKTELFQELTKLEVSELLISENNENSAQSWCPEYLPVTKVATTPFSRIEAEQTLKKHFKIETLYGLGLENSPLALRAAGGLLNYLRETHPVHTDDQKNKEVTPFPLDKPQKTTANTHLILDSQTRRNLELTCTQKDGQLQGSLLWALDRTLTAMGGRCLRRWIELPLIDQEQILARQTVISALVNHRTLRQELRRLLKTMGDLERLAGRAGGGHSGARDLQAIADGIERLPKIANLLKGLTEEATPKWFKELQKVEPQLLNLATFIRHHLYPNPPLSLTEGGIIRDGVDQILDGLRNHLDDQNTWLNNQENIERKISGNTNLKIQYHRTFGYFLSVSKAKAGNVPEHWIRRQTLANEERFITPDLKAREGRIFQAKARTAQKEYELFCKLRESVGEHTELIRKSARSIAALDAITGLAEVAATNNYCRPEIIAKQSNKISRTLVIKGCRHPVVELLISEKRFTPNNISLGKGTDLMVLTGPNASGKSCFLRQIGLIQLMSQIGSWIPAKEAHLSLTDQIFTRVGAVDDLATGKSTFMVEMAETAYILNHATKHSLVLLDEIGRGTATFDGLSIAWAVSEFLAQKLKSRSIFATHYHELNELSNELKNVDNFQVLVKETGEDLVFLHQVVPGGASKSYGIEVARLAGVPQIVIESAERVLSQLQEEPSSQIIQQIKKRQINSPLSAA from the coding sequence ATGGTGGCCGAGGCTGAATCACTGCAAGGCAGCTTGTTTGGGGAAACAGCCGAGGTTTTAGGTAACTCCAATTCATCCCACAAACTCAAAACGCCTGATTTGCAGCCAGACCTTTCTGACGAACAACTTCTTGCGGACGCGCTTAAAAGACCCAGGCAAAACAAAGCACCAACAACGCAAGAGGAACTAAGCGCAGAGGTCGTGAGTGATGAGAAGCAAAAGGAACCCCTGAAGGCTGGTATTACTAAATACACACACCACACACAAATCAATGAGGCAGAATTAACTCCAGTCTTACGACATTACGTAGAGCTTAAAGGTCAACATCCAGAAAGGATTTTGCTATATCGGTTAGGGGATTTCTTTGAATGCTTTTTTGAAGATGCTATTAAGATTTCTCAATTACTAGAAATAACTCTTACTGGAAAAGATGGGGGTAAAACCATTGGGCGTATTCCTATGGCAGGGATACCACATCATGCAACTGAGAGATATTGCTCCGAAATCATTAAAAAGGGCCTAAGTGTCGCTTTATGTGATCAACTTGAAAATAAGCCTTCTAAGGGCACTCTCATTAAGCGACAAATTACAAAAGTTTTAACTCCAGGTACTGTTATTGCAGAAGGAATGTTGGCGGCAAGACGCAACAATTGGTTGGCAGCTGTTCTTCTTGATCAAAACACAAAAGACTTTCAATGGGGACTAGCAACAGTCGATGTAAGTACAGGCGAATTCTTAGTTACTGAAAGATCGGGGAAAACTGAACTATTTCAGGAATTAACCAAATTAGAAGTATCCGAACTTCTAATAAGTGAAAACAACGAAAATTCAGCGCAATCATGGTGCCCAGAATATTTACCGGTAACAAAAGTAGCAACCACTCCTTTTAGTCGGATTGAAGCAGAACAGACTCTCAAAAAGCATTTTAAAATAGAAACTCTTTATGGTTTAGGACTTGAAAACTCACCTTTAGCACTTAGAGCAGCAGGGGGTTTATTGAATTATTTAAGAGAGACACACCCAGTCCATACTGATGATCAAAAGAATAAAGAAGTCACACCATTCCCTCTAGATAAACCACAAAAAACTACTGCAAATACCCATCTTATTCTTGATTCACAAACTCGTCGAAACCTTGAACTAACTTGCACTCAAAAAGATGGGCAATTGCAGGGTTCTTTACTGTGGGCTTTAGATCGCACCCTTACAGCAATGGGGGGTAGATGTCTTAGGAGGTGGATTGAATTACCCCTAATTGATCAAGAACAAATTCTTGCTCGCCAAACAGTCATCTCTGCTTTAGTCAATCATCGAACGTTGCGACAAGAATTACGTCGGCTACTTAAAACAATGGGAGATTTAGAACGCTTAGCTGGTCGCGCAGGAGGTGGTCATTCGGGGGCAAGAGATTTACAAGCTATTGCTGATGGAATAGAGCGCCTACCAAAAATTGCCAACTTATTAAAAGGACTAACCGAAGAAGCCACTCCAAAATGGTTTAAGGAATTACAAAAAGTTGAGCCTCAACTATTAAATCTAGCAACTTTTATTCGTCATCACTTGTATCCAAATCCTCCTCTAAGCCTGACAGAAGGAGGAATAATTCGTGATGGAGTCGATCAAATACTAGATGGTTTAAGGAACCATCTTGATGATCAAAATACCTGGCTCAATAATCAAGAAAATATAGAACGTAAAATTAGTGGTAATACAAATCTGAAAATTCAGTATCACAGAACTTTTGGGTACTTTTTATCGGTAAGCAAAGCAAAAGCAGGGAATGTCCCTGAGCATTGGATCAGGAGGCAAACATTAGCAAATGAAGAAAGATTTATTACTCCTGATCTCAAAGCAAGAGAAGGACGAATCTTTCAGGCCAAAGCTAGAACTGCCCAAAAAGAATATGAACTATTTTGTAAGCTAAGAGAATCTGTTGGAGAGCATACTGAACTGATTCGTAAATCCGCTCGCTCCATTGCGGCCTTAGATGCAATTACTGGACTAGCAGAGGTAGCCGCTACAAATAACTATTGTCGGCCTGAGATAATTGCAAAACAATCAAACAAAATATCCCGCACTTTAGTTATCAAAGGATGTCGCCATCCAGTTGTAGAATTACTCATAAGTGAAAAAAGATTTACCCCAAACAATATCTCTTTAGGCAAAGGCACTGATCTTATGGTCCTTACTGGTCCAAATGCTAGTGGAAAAAGCTGTTTCTTAAGGCAGATTGGACTCATTCAATTAATGTCACAAATCGGCAGTTGGATACCCGCTAAAGAAGCACACTTAAGCCTCACAGATCAAATATTTACTCGTGTAGGGGCAGTTGACGATTTAGCAACAGGCAAGTCAACCTTCATGGTAGAAATGGCCGAAACTGCTTATATACTTAATCATGCAACTAAGCATTCCTTAGTTCTCCTCGATGAAATAGGAAGAGGGACAGCAACTTTTGATGGTCTATCAATCGCCTGGGCTGTAAGCGAGTTCCTAGCCCAAAAACTAAAAAGCAGATCCATTTTTGCAACTCACTATCACGAATTAAATGAATTATCTAATGAACTCAAGAATGTCGATAATTTTCAAGTACTAGTAAAAGAAACAGGGGAAGATCTTGTATTTCTTCATCAAGTAGTTCCTGGAGGTGCGAGTAAAAGTTATGGAATCGAAGTAGCTCGCTTAGCAGGCGTTCCTCAAATTGTAATCGAATCTGCCGAGAGGGTATTAAGCCAACTCCAAGAAGAACCCTCCAGCCAAATTATCCAGCAGATAAAAAAAAGACAAATTAATTCACCCCTTTCCGCAGCCTAA
- a CDS encoding precorrin-8X methylmutase codes for MTTSDHPIFLESISFIKERLGFTGLNTLEQSVLERLIHSSGDFAISSLLAFSPQACEIGLSALKAGAPILVDTTMAAAAVRPMAQRTVNSLVINALDWVPDQIPQGFTRTAVGMDAAWKNLSEQYTDQKSPIVLVGSAPTALQVLLDLISRDYAKPSLIIGMPVGFIGVSESKKRLAKSGISQIRIDGTKGGAGLAAATINALLRECNLVDFYET; via the coding sequence GTGACAACCTCTGACCATCCGATTTTTCTAGAGAGCATTAGCTTCATTAAAGAGCGTTTGGGCTTTACAGGTTTAAACACTCTTGAGCAAAGTGTTTTAGAGCGTTTAATTCATAGCAGCGGCGATTTTGCAATCAGTTCTTTATTGGCTTTTAGCCCTCAGGCTTGTGAAATTGGCCTTTCAGCCCTTAAGGCTGGCGCGCCCATTCTTGTGGATACGACTATGGCTGCTGCTGCGGTAAGGCCCATGGCTCAACGAACAGTGAATTCACTAGTCATTAATGCGTTGGATTGGGTTCCTGATCAAATACCTCAAGGGTTCACGAGGACAGCTGTTGGGATGGATGCAGCTTGGAAAAATCTTTCTGAACAATATACAGATCAAAAATCACCCATAGTTCTAGTTGGAAGTGCACCTACTGCTTTGCAAGTACTTTTGGATTTAATTTCTCGGGATTATGCTAAGCCAAGTTTGATAATTGGTATGCCAGTTGGGTTTATTGGCGTCTCTGAGAGTAAAAAAAGATTGGCTAAAAGTGGTATTTCTCAGATTCGTATTGATGGCACTAAAGGTGGGGCTGGTCTGGCAGCAGCGACTATTAATGCTTTGCTACGCGAATGTAATTTAGTTGATTTCTATGAGACTTAG
- a CDS encoding FkbM family methyltransferase: protein MRKIELTGVTIINEENNLTHPNLYVHDEGEYISDTIATHKRFYEQSMLYVFRALILELKPNGISGFIDIGANIGNHSAFIQNTISNTKNMILIEAVKENVKLALKNNPNALIINAAASNEAGSADFYVYEDNFGVGTLKSLWDPIYGVNKGPDWGKKVRVDKVPQIKIDDLYLVEVDAIKLDVEGAEKRVLKGMLRTLKQFEPIVWIEMLDNQVLEKSFEYTQIEIVNQLADLGYYPYVNDGMNYLFIKKEPMPVEHFIDKYKLNPSCNSSRVDFTK, encoded by the coding sequence ATGAGGAAAATTGAATTAACTGGAGTTACAATAATAAATGAAGAAAATAATTTAACTCATCCCAATCTATATGTACATGATGAAGGAGAATATATTTCTGACACCATTGCTACTCACAAGCGATTCTACGAACAGTCCATGCTATATGTTTTTCGAGCTTTAATTTTAGAACTTAAGCCCAATGGAATCTCAGGGTTTATAGATATCGGTGCAAATATTGGCAACCACTCAGCCTTTATTCAAAACACAATATCAAATACCAAGAACATGATTCTTATCGAAGCTGTTAAAGAAAATGTTAAACTAGCACTTAAGAATAATCCCAATGCATTGATTATTAATGCCGCTGCATCAAACGAAGCAGGTTCAGCAGACTTTTATGTCTATGAAGATAATTTTGGAGTAGGAACACTAAAATCTCTATGGGATCCTATTTATGGTGTGAACAAAGGCCCAGACTGGGGCAAAAAAGTCAGAGTAGATAAAGTGCCGCAAATCAAAATAGATGATTTGTACCTTGTAGAGGTAGATGCAATCAAGCTAGATGTGGAAGGTGCAGAAAAAAGAGTGCTTAAGGGAATGCTAAGGACCCTAAAACAGTTTGAACCAATTGTTTGGATCGAGATGCTTGACAATCAAGTCCTAGAAAAATCATTTGAATACACTCAAATTGAAATAGTCAATCAGCTTGCAGACTTAGGATATTATCCTTACGTTAATGATGGAATGAATTACCTTTTTATCAAGAAAGAGCCTATGCCAGTTGAACATTTTATAGATAAGTATAAGTTGAATCCATCGTGCAATTCAAGCAGGGTAGACTTCACAAAATAA
- the rfbA gene encoding glucose-1-phosphate thymidylyltransferase RfbA — protein MAAFSQRKGFMTRKGIILAGGTGTRLNPITQAVSKQLLPVYDKPMVFYPLTTLMLAGIREVLIITTPIDQAAFQRLLGDGSALGMKICYAVQPTPEGLAQAFLIGADFLAGSPAALVLGDNLFHGPDFVPQLLDSSSSEASATVFAYPVSDPERYGVVEFSKEGKVISIEEKPSKPKSQFAITGLYFYDETVVERASKVKPSARGELEITDLNQQYLEEGALRVQLMGRGMAWLDTGTCDSLHEAAAYIRTLEHRQGLKVGCPEEVAWRQGWIDDDHLYALAQPLLKSGYGSYLVQLLQNH, from the coding sequence ATGGCAGCATTTTCCCAGCGCAAGGGCTTTATGACTAGAAAAGGGATCATTCTTGCTGGAGGAACTGGCACCAGATTGAATCCAATAACGCAGGCTGTCAGTAAACAGCTACTTCCTGTTTATGACAAGCCGATGGTGTTTTATCCATTGACGACTTTGATGTTGGCTGGAATTAGGGAGGTTTTGATCATTACCACACCTATTGATCAAGCTGCCTTTCAAAGGCTGTTGGGTGATGGATCTGCTTTGGGTATGAAGATTTGCTATGCAGTACAGCCAACTCCTGAAGGGTTAGCACAGGCCTTTTTGATTGGGGCTGACTTTCTTGCAGGCTCGCCAGCAGCATTAGTCCTTGGTGATAACTTATTTCACGGTCCAGATTTTGTGCCGCAGCTTTTAGATAGTTCGTCTTCTGAGGCTAGTGCCACAGTTTTTGCCTACCCAGTAAGTGACCCTGAGAGATATGGAGTGGTTGAGTTTTCTAAAGAAGGTAAGGTAATAAGTATTGAGGAGAAACCTTCTAAACCAAAGAGTCAATTTGCCATTACAGGCCTTTATTTTTACGATGAAACTGTTGTAGAAAGAGCAAGCAAAGTGAAGCCTTCGGCTCGGGGCGAATTAGAGATAACAGATTTAAACCAACAGTATCTGGAAGAGGGGGCTTTAAGGGTTCAGTTGATGGGAAGGGGTATGGCATGGCTTGATACCGGCACATGTGATTCCTTGCATGAAGCTGCTGCGTATATAAGAACCCTTGAACATCGCCAGGGCCTGAAAGTTGGATGTCCAGAGGAAGTTGCCTGGCGTCAGGGTTGGATTGATGATGACCATTTATATGCTTTAGCTCAACCATTACTGAAAAGTGGCTATGGCAGCTATCTTGTGCAGCTGCTGCAAAATCATTAA
- a CDS encoding GDP-L-fucose synthase, protein MKSYLIQKEDLIYIAGSSGMAGNAISKALNKAGYTNQISTNRKQLDLTNNEKVREWFSYHEPDIVIIAAAKVGGIYANNTYPADFLLQNLKIQNNIIENAWLAGVRRLLFLGSSCIYPKFAKQPIKEEELLKGSLEVTNQWYAIAKIAGIKLCDALRLQEGFDAISLMPTNLYGPGDNYHSKNSHVLPALIRRFHEEKINQSREVICWGTGKPLREFLYVEDLGEACVFALKQWSPNAKDAPLDNDGEPLSFLNVGTGKDASIKEIAMKVAEVVGFEGTICWDHTKADGTPKKQLDISRLSKLGWQSKITLDQGIKMAYEDFKQALERGNLRA, encoded by the coding sequence ATGAAAAGTTATCTGATACAGAAAGAAGATCTAATATATATAGCCGGTTCAAGCGGAATGGCTGGTAATGCGATCAGTAAGGCCCTGAACAAAGCAGGCTATACAAATCAAATTTCAACGAATAGAAAACAACTTGATCTCACTAATAATGAAAAAGTACGTGAATGGTTTTCCTACCATGAACCCGATATTGTTATTATAGCAGCGGCCAAAGTTGGTGGAATATATGCCAACAATACATATCCAGCTGATTTTTTACTCCAAAACCTAAAGATACAAAATAATATAATTGAAAATGCATGGCTAGCAGGAGTTAGAAGGCTATTATTTTTAGGGAGTAGTTGTATATACCCTAAATTTGCAAAGCAACCAATCAAAGAAGAAGAGCTACTTAAAGGCTCATTAGAAGTTACCAATCAATGGTATGCAATAGCAAAGATTGCAGGGATCAAGCTTTGTGATGCACTTAGATTACAAGAAGGCTTTGATGCAATTAGTTTAATGCCTACAAATTTATATGGACCAGGAGACAATTACCATAGTAAAAATAGCCATGTTTTACCAGCTCTTATAAGACGCTTCCATGAAGAGAAAATCAATCAATCCAGAGAAGTTATCTGCTGGGGAACAGGTAAGCCACTTAGGGAATTTCTTTATGTTGAAGACTTAGGTGAGGCATGTGTATTTGCTTTAAAACAATGGAGTCCAAATGCAAAAGATGCCCCTCTTGACAATGATGGAGAGCCTCTTTCGTTCTTAAATGTAGGAACTGGAAAGGATGCATCGATCAAAGAAATTGCGATGAAAGTTGCTGAAGTTGTTGGCTTCGAAGGGACAATTTGCTGGGACCATACAAAAGCAGATGGCACACCTAAAAAACAGTTAGATATTTCTCGCTTAAGCAAATTAGGTTGGCAATCAAAAATTACATTAGATCAAGGAATAAAAATGGCTTATGAAGATTTCAAACAGGCCTTAGAAAGAGGGAATTTACGGGCCTAA
- a CDS encoding GNAT family N-acetyltransferase → MAGIKLIKHLPGAPGMRWFGLGPGLKPTRSMNKLKTLLDKHAFWAKGRSYKKLRLLLAGSNVVVSLWRGKRMVGFGRATTDGICRAVLWDIVVAGDLQGLGLGRQVVEALLTSKSIRSVEHIYLMTTNEKDFYLQLGFTANQNQTLLEKINLHKSTF, encoded by the coding sequence ATGGCCGGCATCAAACTGATCAAACATTTGCCAGGCGCACCTGGTATGAGGTGGTTTGGTCTTGGTCCAGGACTAAAACCAACCCGCAGCATGAATAAGCTCAAAACCTTACTAGACAAACATGCTTTCTGGGCAAAAGGACGTAGCTACAAAAAATTACGTTTACTCCTGGCAGGAAGCAACGTTGTAGTGAGCCTTTGGAGAGGAAAGAGAATGGTTGGGTTTGGAAGAGCTACCACTGATGGAATTTGTCGAGCAGTTTTATGGGATATCGTGGTTGCAGGAGACCTTCAGGGACTTGGACTTGGTCGACAAGTTGTAGAAGCACTTCTAACTTCAAAATCAATAAGAAGTGTTGAACACATCTACTTAATGACAACAAATGAAAAGGATTTTTATTTACAACTTGGCTTCACAGCCAACCAAAATCAAACTCTACTCGAAAAAATCAACTTACATAAATCGACTTTTTAA
- the rfbC gene encoding dTDP-4-dehydrorhamnose 3,5-epimerase, which produces MEVKQLSTIEGLTIQGPLLLQPRVYGDDRGFFFESWNQLYWNEVMDQNCQSICPFVQDNHSRSVQGVLRGLHYQLPPNPQGKLVRCLVGEIFDVAVDLRLDSETKGLWVGRILTSENKNQLWIPAGFAHGFLTLSTSAEVHYKTTDFWNRDCERSIRWNDPDLSIAWPDCSVPITLSDKDKSAPFLKELNEKQFFS; this is translated from the coding sequence ATGGAAGTAAAGCAGCTATCAACTATTGAAGGTTTGACTATTCAAGGGCCTCTTTTGCTGCAACCTAGAGTTTATGGTGATGACAGGGGGTTTTTCTTTGAAAGTTGGAATCAACTTTATTGGAACGAAGTCATGGATCAGAATTGTCAGTCAATCTGTCCTTTTGTTCAAGACAATCATTCACGCTCTGTTCAAGGTGTTCTTCGTGGATTGCATTACCAGTTACCACCCAATCCTCAAGGGAAGCTTGTACGTTGCTTAGTAGGCGAAATTTTTGATGTAGCTGTTGATTTGAGATTGGATTCTGAGACCAAAGGGCTTTGGGTTGGAAGGATATTAACTTCAGAAAATAAAAACCAATTATGGATTCCTGCTGGATTTGCTCATGGTTTTCTTACGCTATCTACCTCTGCTGAAGTTCACTATAAAACCACTGATTTTTGGAATCGTGATTGTGAAAGATCGATACGTTGGAATGATCCTGATTTGTCCATTGCTTGGCCAGATTGCTCCGTACCGATTACGCTCTCAGATAAAGATAAATCTGCTCCTTTTTTAAAAGAGCTTAACGAGAAACAATTTTTTTCATGA
- the psbZ gene encoding photosystem II reaction center protein PsbZ, which yields MQFISFIAANALLFASLILVVGVPVLYMTQNNPEDRRNREIRAIEVIGGVWFHLVLINGIIAFFVV from the coding sequence ATGCAGTTCATTAGTTTCATCGCCGCGAATGCCCTCCTTTTCGCTTCATTGATATTGGTTGTGGGGGTTCCGGTGCTTTACATGACCCAGAACAACCCTGAGGACCGGCGCAATAGGGAAATCAGAGCTATCGAGGTAATCGGTGGTGTTTGGTTTCATCTCGTCTTGATCAACGGGATTATTGCTTTCTTCGTGGTCTGA
- the rfbB gene encoding dTDP-glucose 4,6-dehydratase encodes MIDFSHNFNKDCKILVTGGAGFIGGALVRRLLIETKATIINLDKYSYASDATSIDEVLSGLGSVANNRYKLLKVDLRSESDTALAVQMADPDLVMHLAAESHVDRSIDGPSAFLESNILGTFNLLQALRDHWERLPEDRKQLFRLHHISTDEVFGSLGSKGRFSEITPYNPRSPYSATKAASDHLVSAWHHTYGLPVVLTNCSNNYGPWQFPEKLIPVVILKALENQKIPLYGDGANVRDWLFVEDHVDALLLVATKGVCGRSYCIGGSEEHSNKQVVESICKILDEKLPKGKSYTELITYVTDRPGHDKRYAINPDRITSELGWHPSKTFEEGLITTVEWYIAHRDWCEKVSKRSGYFGDRIGISTAN; translated from the coding sequence TTGATTGATTTCTCTCACAACTTTAATAAAGATTGTAAGATCTTAGTAACAGGCGGTGCTGGTTTTATAGGTGGTGCCTTGGTGAGGCGTCTACTAATAGAAACTAAAGCTACTATTATTAATCTTGATAAATATAGTTATGCAAGTGATGCTACAAGCATTGATGAAGTGTTAAGTGGCCTAGGTTCGGTTGCTAATAATCGTTATAAGTTATTAAAAGTAGATCTTAGGTCCGAATCTGATACTGCTTTAGCTGTTCAGATGGCAGACCCAGATCTGGTAATGCATTTAGCTGCAGAAAGTCACGTTGATCGCTCTATTGATGGTCCTTCTGCATTTTTAGAAAGTAACATTTTAGGTACGTTTAATCTGCTTCAAGCATTACGAGATCATTGGGAAAGATTGCCAGAAGATAGAAAGCAACTTTTTCGATTACATCATATTAGTACTGATGAGGTTTTTGGTTCTTTAGGCTCTAAGGGAAGATTTTCCGAAATTACTCCTTATAACCCCCGTAGTCCATATTCTGCTACAAAAGCAGCAAGTGATCATTTGGTTAGCGCTTGGCATCATACTTATGGTTTGCCAGTGGTTTTAACTAATTGCTCTAATAATTATGGGCCCTGGCAATTTCCTGAGAAGCTTATTCCTGTAGTTATTTTAAAGGCTTTAGAAAATCAGAAAATACCTTTGTATGGAGATGGTGCCAATGTTCGAGATTGGCTTTTTGTAGAAGATCATGTTGATGCTTTGTTGCTGGTAGCAACTAAGGGAGTATGTGGCCGAAGTTATTGCATAGGTGGATCTGAAGAACATAGTAATAAACAAGTAGTTGAGTCAATTTGTAAAATACTTGATGAAAAATTGCCAAAGGGAAAGTCTTATACAGAATTAATTACATATGTCACTGATCGGCCTGGACATGATAAAAGATATGCAATTAATCCTGATAGGATAACAAGTGAATTGGGTTGGCATCCAAGTAAAACGTTTGAGGAGGGTCTAATCACAACTGTAGAGTGGTATATAGCCCATCGTGATTGGTGTGAAAAAGTATCAAAGCGCTCTGGATATTTTGGAGACAGAATCGGCATTAGTACTGCTAACTAG
- the rfbD gene encoding dTDP-4-dehydrorhamnose reductase, whose protein sequence is MKVLLTGASGQLGHALQASTPDNVHLISCRHHQLDLTDENKTYRLVSEIRPDWVINAAAFTAVDQAENKSDLCYAINAQAPATLVKVVDEINGRLLQISTDFIFNGEQGNPYSLHQDAKPLGVYGASKAAGEEAVLEFPGSKVLRTSWLYGPVGSNFCLTMLRLHATRAARGQYLDVVADQIGSPTSTYSLAGACWGVLAMGNSADPNRIFHWSDSGVASWFDFAVAIGELSVSIGLLDEAAIVRPITTEEYPTPAKRPKYSVLDCSSTRKLLHLYPLHWRSSLEKVLVDISRGVS, encoded by the coding sequence ATGAAGGTTCTTCTGACTGGTGCTTCAGGCCAGCTTGGCCACGCTTTGCAAGCCTCTACTCCTGATAATGTGCACTTAATAAGTTGTAGACACCATCAACTTGACCTTACAGATGAAAACAAAACCTATCGACTTGTTTCTGAGATTAGGCCTGATTGGGTGATCAATGCTGCAGCTTTTACCGCGGTAGATCAAGCTGAAAATAAATCTGATTTATGTTATGCAATTAATGCTCAGGCTCCAGCTACCTTGGTTAAGGTGGTAGACGAAATTAATGGCCGCCTACTACAAATTAGTACAGATTTTATCTTCAATGGGGAGCAGGGTAATCCATATTCGTTGCATCAAGATGCTAAGCCTTTAGGAGTCTATGGAGCTTCTAAAGCTGCTGGGGAGGAGGCCGTATTGGAATTTCCTGGTTCAAAAGTACTTAGAACTAGTTGGCTTTATGGCCCTGTTGGAAGTAATTTTTGTTTGACGATGTTGCGATTGCACGCGACTCGAGCTGCAAGAGGTCAATATTTAGATGTGGTAGCAGACCAAATTGGTTCACCAACTTCTACTTATTCGCTAGCAGGAGCTTGTTGGGGTGTCTTGGCTATGGGTAATTCTGCTGATCCCAATCGTATATTTCATTGGAGTGATTCAGGAGTAGCAAGTTGGTTTGATTTTGCCGTTGCAATAGGGGAGCTTAGTGTTTCTATAGGACTTCTTGATGAAGCTGCTATCGTGAGACCAATTACCACCGAGGAATATCCAACCCCGGCTAAACGACCAAAGTATTCGGTTTTAGATTGCTCATCTACACGTAAGTTGCTTCACCTCTATCCTCTCCATTGGCGTAGTTCTTTAGAGAAGGTGTTAGTTGACATTTCTAGAGGCGTTTCATGA